CGCACGTTCAGGCCGCGGCCGCCCGCCGGGGTGATGTAGTCGTAGTTGCCATCGAGCAGGACGACGCCCGACGCGGCCGGGAAGCCGAGCTCCTCGACCGCCGCCAGCGCGCGCAGCGCCGCCAGGCCGAGGGCGCGCATGATGCCGACCTCGTCGATCTCGGCCGCGCTGGCCCACCCCACGGCGCTGGCCCGCACCCAGTCGGCGGCGCGCGCCGCCACATCGGGCCGCCGCGCCTCGGCCACGAGCTTGGAGTCGCGCAGGCCCTCGGGCACGCGCCGACGGGCGCCCGCCGCGTCGATCACCGACGCGCCCACCGCCACGGGCCCTGCCAGCGCGCCGCGCCCGACCTCGTCGCACGCGAACAC
This genomic interval from Microbacterium sediminis contains the following:
- a CDS encoding ribonuclease HII, which translates into the protein MTVVAPRLTLERQLLRETPLVFACDEVGRGALAGPVAVGASVIDAAGARRRVPEGLRDSKLVAEARRPDVAARAADWVRASAVGWASAAEIDEVGIMRALGLAALRALAAVEELGFPAASGVVLLDGNYDYITPAGGRGLNVRSVIKGDRDCASISAASVIAKVARDAEMTRLHDDHPVYEWGRNKGYASPAHRDAIRANGLSAYHRRSWAIADAPTLF